In Myxococcales bacterium, a single genomic region encodes these proteins:
- a CDS encoding 3-oxoacyl-ACP synthase, with protein sequence MTAAILSFGAISVLGEGAEAVPMTLGEAAPVGIAIDEHLASRALARPLAARVALAPEGAGRSAWLLERALTACVRSLERELPEWRSLRVGLALGTSCGAELAAEDVLVSLLAAPGPSIDPETLAGTTYFAPVCRSLRALDLSPSPATLVLTACAASTIAVGMGLRWLARGACDLVLAGGFDEVGAFVASGFEALRATTGTNPPRPFQQGRDGMSLGEGACVMALAPASRHRHAMAFVTGFGASADAGHLTAPDREGAGLVRAAQAALAEATRGRGSPAAVDFISAHGTATPYNDAAEAAALRTVLAPQRGGALPVLHALKAQIGHTLGAAGALETLSVALAMRSGVLPATPLSGPLDDDVPARVLGVTEAGAPKVALKLSAAFGGANAALVIESSAAPALAPPRSARRVFVGRAVIERRAPSAPELAKLLGREIERVARMDGLVRLGVAAAAALVGAADPLRLAGAGIVVGHSLAALETNAIFATRLCERGPRGVEPRRFPYTSPNAVAGECGSLFGWTGPGVALGGGLHGAVEALAVAYELVSAGDADRIVVLAVDEGGPATTRFTAGFPWAHRLESGALAVLVSASPEDAVAELRDVTTGIGRPADGASAMGPLGHAALSSLADGSGRLPRTLEAACPFGGFARADLAAFD encoded by the coding sequence ATGACCGCGGCCATCCTGTCTTTTGGCGCGATTTCCGTGCTCGGCGAGGGGGCAGAGGCCGTGCCCATGACCCTCGGTGAAGCGGCGCCTGTCGGCATCGCCATCGACGAGCACCTCGCTTCGCGGGCCCTTGCGAGGCCGCTCGCGGCCCGCGTTGCCCTTGCCCCAGAAGGCGCCGGCCGCAGCGCGTGGCTTCTAGAGCGCGCGCTCACCGCCTGCGTTCGGTCGCTCGAGCGCGAGCTGCCCGAGTGGCGGTCGCTTCGCGTGGGCCTCGCGCTCGGGACGTCGTGTGGCGCAGAGCTCGCGGCGGAAGACGTGCTCGTGTCGTTGCTGGCCGCGCCGGGGCCCTCCATCGATCCCGAGACGCTCGCGGGAACCACCTATTTTGCGCCCGTATGTCGCTCCCTTCGCGCCTTGGACCTTTCGCCGTCACCCGCCACCTTGGTCCTCACGGCGTGCGCGGCCAGCACGATCGCCGTCGGCATGGGCCTGCGGTGGCTCGCGCGAGGGGCTTGTGACCTGGTCCTTGCTGGCGGCTTTGACGAGGTCGGGGCCTTCGTGGCGTCGGGCTTCGAGGCGCTTCGCGCAACGACGGGCACCAATCCGCCGCGACCGTTTCAACAGGGCCGCGATGGGATGTCGCTCGGCGAAGGCGCCTGCGTGATGGCCCTCGCGCCGGCGAGCCGTCACCGACATGCCATGGCGTTCGTGACAGGGTTCGGAGCGTCGGCCGACGCGGGGCACCTCACCGCTCCCGATCGAGAAGGCGCTGGGCTCGTTCGCGCCGCACAGGCGGCGCTCGCGGAAGCCACTCGCGGTCGCGGGTCGCCGGCGGCGGTCGACTTCATCAGCGCGCATGGGACGGCGACTCCGTACAACGACGCCGCCGAGGCCGCGGCGCTAAGGACGGTGCTCGCGCCGCAACGGGGCGGCGCCCTGCCGGTGCTCCATGCTCTCAAAGCACAGATCGGTCATACGCTCGGCGCCGCGGGCGCGCTCGAAACACTCTCCGTCGCGCTGGCCATGCGCAGCGGTGTCTTGCCTGCCACGCCGCTCTCGGGGCCTCTCGACGACGACGTTCCGGCGCGCGTCCTCGGCGTCACCGAAGCGGGTGCACCAAAGGTCGCGCTCAAGCTGTCAGCGGCCTTTGGCGGAGCCAACGCCGCCCTCGTCATCGAGTCGTCGGCCGCCCCCGCGCTCGCGCCACCGCGCTCGGCTCGGCGCGTTTTCGTGGGACGAGCGGTCATCGAACGCCGCGCGCCTTCAGCACCGGAGCTCGCCAAGCTCCTGGGCCGTGAGATCGAACGCGTGGCCCGCATGGACGGGCTCGTGCGCCTCGGCGTCGCGGCGGCCGCCGCGCTCGTTGGGGCCGCAGACCCTTTGCGACTGGCAGGCGCCGGCATCGTCGTCGGCCATTCGCTCGCGGCGCTCGAGACCAATGCGATCTTTGCCACGCGGCTCTGCGAGCGAGGGCCCCGCGGCGTGGAGCCCCGTCGCTTCCCGTACACCTCGCCGAACGCCGTTGCCGGAGAGTGCGGGTCGCTCTTCGGATGGACCGGGCCCGGCGTCGCCCTCGGCGGCGGATTGCACGGCGCCGTCGAAGCGCTCGCCGTCGCCTACGAGCTCGTGAGCGCCGGTGACGCCGATCGCATCGTCGTCCTCGCCGTCGACGAAGGGGGGCCCGCCACGACGCGCTTCACCGCCGGATTCCCATGGGCGCACCGCCTGGAGAGCGGCGCCCTCGCGGTGCTCGTTTCGGCGTCACCGG
- a CDS encoding 3-oxoacyl-ACP synthase gives MVDVEARVFVTGIGLVTPLGPARDATFAALVDGARGIRPVTFFDTTGQRAALCGTIPELKLPSDDAGAGVVWSRTSALALAAAREAMHHADLPPAGLKVGLVVAGTTGGMFETEAHLAALHEDPSRDDALLELLTHPLSATGDSLHRALGPFERVRTLSTACSGGANAMILAASWLLSGELDVVVAGGSDGLCRLTLSGFNALAAVDPELCRPFDRTRRGLNVGEGAGFLVLERSDVVRRRGARVYAELAGWGLGSEAHHITNPEASGPTAARVITEAIRRAGIGPESVDYVSAHGTGTPLNDPMESAALRQALGAEVERVLVSSSKGQMGHTLAAAGGIEAAISALVVERQTVVPTVGLSDVDPACALNHVFERGRPAPVRAVLSNSFGFGGMDSALVFTTPELGPPKRWARRAVVVTGAAALTPAGLFGATTTADSVLKEGAPGPRITRDLTLGLDLARARRLDRPARVQAAVAIEALRGASLDGKGTTLGLVMGSCFGSLDASAAFMHRVFERGPRFASPADFPNLVPSSPVGHVSIYLGMEGPSLAAADYTTSGEGAALMAMELVEAGLASAVLGGAFEEESRIVERRLSVLQARHGEAARPRAEGAGVVLFEDREAAEARGAKIIAKVAQRRSYRATSLADAATLVTRVEPPAAEGRACVVVPHRDPEVMTALEGSAWRHAEVRACDGAGGEHEALGAVALAGAVSLFLGGSVDEVLFFSATMDRAYALRLVRP, from the coding sequence ATGGTGGATGTGGAAGCGCGCGTCTTCGTCACCGGCATCGGGCTCGTGACCCCGCTAGGCCCGGCGCGCGACGCGACGTTCGCGGCCCTCGTCGACGGCGCCCGAGGCATAAGGCCCGTCACGTTCTTTGACACCACGGGTCAACGCGCGGCGCTCTGCGGCACCATCCCCGAGCTCAAGCTTCCCAGCGACGATGCGGGCGCCGGCGTTGTGTGGTCGCGAACGAGCGCGCTCGCCCTGGCCGCGGCCCGCGAAGCGATGCACCACGCGGACCTTCCGCCAGCCGGTCTGAAGGTCGGTCTCGTCGTCGCGGGAACGACCGGCGGCATGTTCGAGACGGAGGCGCACCTCGCGGCGCTCCACGAAGATCCGTCGCGTGACGACGCGCTCCTCGAGCTTCTGACGCACCCGCTCTCGGCGACCGGCGACAGCCTTCACCGAGCGCTCGGGCCCTTCGAACGCGTGCGCACGTTGTCGACGGCTTGCTCCGGCGGCGCCAACGCCATGATCCTCGCCGCGAGCTGGCTCTTGTCCGGTGAGCTCGATGTCGTCGTGGCCGGCGGCAGCGACGGCTTGTGCCGCCTCACGCTGAGCGGGTTCAACGCCCTCGCGGCCGTCGACCCGGAGCTGTGTCGTCCCTTTGACCGAACGCGCCGCGGCCTCAACGTTGGCGAGGGCGCCGGCTTCTTGGTGCTCGAGCGCAGCGACGTGGTGCGGCGCCGCGGGGCCCGCGTCTACGCGGAGCTCGCCGGTTGGGGGCTCGGCTCGGAGGCGCACCACATCACCAACCCCGAGGCCTCGGGACCCACGGCGGCGCGTGTCATCACGGAGGCCATCCGGCGCGCCGGCATCGGACCGGAATCGGTCGACTACGTGAGCGCCCACGGGACCGGTACGCCGCTCAACGATCCGATGGAGTCGGCGGCGCTGCGGCAGGCGCTCGGCGCCGAGGTCGAGCGCGTCCTCGTCTCGAGCTCCAAGGGCCAGATGGGCCACACGCTCGCCGCCGCCGGGGGCATCGAAGCGGCCATCTCGGCGCTCGTCGTCGAACGCCAGACTGTCGTTCCAACGGTCGGACTCTCCGACGTCGATCCGGCCTGCGCACTGAACCATGTCTTCGAACGCGGACGGCCCGCACCCGTGCGCGCCGTGCTCTCCAACTCGTTTGGCTTCGGCGGCATGGACTCGGCCCTCGTCTTCACGACCCCCGAGCTCGGGCCGCCCAAGCGGTGGGCGCGGCGCGCGGTCGTCGTGACGGGCGCCGCAGCGCTCACGCCGGCGGGGCTCTTTGGTGCCACCACGACCGCCGACTCGGTGCTCAAAGAGGGAGCGCCGGGCCCGCGGATTACGAGGGATCTCACCCTCGGCCTCGATCTCGCGAGGGCGCGACGCCTCGACCGGCCCGCTCGCGTTCAAGCGGCCGTCGCCATCGAAGCCCTTCGCGGCGCGTCGCTCGACGGCAAGGGAACGACGCTTGGCCTGGTGATGGGCAGCTGCTTCGGGAGCCTCGACGCGTCGGCGGCCTTCATGCACCGCGTCTTCGAGCGCGGGCCTCGCTTCGCGAGTCCAGCGGACTTTCCCAACCTCGTGCCGAGCTCTCCCGTTGGCCACGTCTCGATCTACCTCGGCATGGAGGGCCCCTCGCTGGCGGCCGCCGACTACACGACGAGCGGTGAGGGCGCCGCCCTCATGGCGATGGAGCTCGTCGAAGCGGGGCTCGCCTCGGCGGTGCTCGGCGGAGCCTTTGAGGAGGAGAGCCGCATCGTCGAGCGGCGGCTCTCGGTCCTTCAGGCGAGGCATGGCGAGGCGGCGCGGCCTCGTGCCGAGGGGGCCGGTGTCGTGCTCTTCGAGGACCGAGAGGCGGCGGAGGCGCGAGGCGCCAAGATCATCGCGAAGGTCGCCCAGCGCAGGAGCTATCGCGCCACCTCGCTCGCCGACGCGGCGACGCTCGTCACGCGCGTCGAACCGCCGGCGGCGGAGGGGCGCGCGTGTGTTGTCGTGCCGCACCGCGATCCCGAAGTCATGACCGCGCTCGAAGGCAGCGCTTGGCGTCACGCGGAGGTGCGAGCCTGCGACGGTGCGGGCGGAGAGCACGAAGCCCTCGGCGCGGTGGCGCTCGCGGGCGCCGTGTCGCTGTTCCTGGGCGGCTCCGTTGATGAGGTGTTGTTCTTCTCGGCGACGATGGACCGCGCCTACGCGCTCCGCCTGGTTCGTCCATGA
- a CDS encoding enoyl-CoA hydratase/isomerase family protein yields the protein MGTLVNYSTDKGVALLTLNDPPVNAYTHEMFKELDACILEARFDDDVHVIVITGHGEKFFSAGANINMLREADPSFKYYFCLHANETLQRLEQTPKLCIAALNGHAVGGGLEIALACDMRIARQGPFRIGLPERNLGVLPGTGGTQRLARLIGRSKAIELMVEGRNVGFGEALSLGLVNKLWDEESLEAFMRKVSDYGHQFTPPRGAPLAVGRIKRAVQSGLEGSLEQGLALERELQAELFASEDAKEGMTAYLEKRAGNFQGR from the coding sequence ATGGGTACGCTCGTCAACTACTCGACCGACAAAGGCGTCGCGCTCCTGACGCTCAACGATCCTCCGGTCAACGCCTACACGCACGAGATGTTCAAGGAGCTCGACGCGTGCATCCTCGAAGCCCGCTTCGACGACGACGTGCACGTGATCGTCATCACGGGCCACGGCGAGAAGTTCTTCTCCGCCGGCGCGAACATCAACATGCTTCGCGAGGCGGATCCGAGCTTCAAATACTACTTCTGCCTCCACGCCAACGAGACGTTGCAGCGGCTCGAGCAAACGCCAAAGCTCTGCATCGCCGCGCTGAACGGCCACGCCGTCGGCGGCGGGCTCGAGATCGCGCTCGCCTGCGACATGCGGATCGCGAGGCAAGGCCCCTTCCGCATCGGCCTACCGGAGCGCAACCTCGGTGTCCTGCCAGGCACCGGCGGTACGCAACGGCTGGCACGCCTCATCGGTCGCTCCAAGGCCATCGAGCTCATGGTCGAGGGGCGCAACGTCGGCTTCGGCGAAGCCCTCTCGCTCGGCCTCGTGAACAAGCTCTGGGACGAGGAGTCACTCGAAGCCTTCATGCGCAAGGTGAGCGACTACGGGCACCAGTTCACGCCGCCGCGCGGCGCGCCGCTCGCCGTCGGGCGCATCAAGCGCGCCGTCCAAAGCGGCCTCGAGGGCTCCCTCGAACAGGGCCTCGCGCTCGAACGTGAGCTTCAAGCAGAGCTCTTCGCGAGCGAAGACGCCAAGGAGGGCATGACCGCCTACCTTGAGAAGCGCGCGGGCAACTTCCAGGGCCGCTGA
- the ftcD gene encoding glutamate formimidoyltransferase: MSEPLVECVPNFSEGRDASRIREITASIEAVSGVRLLNVEPGADTHRTVVTFVGPPKAVAEAAFRSIQVAARVIDMAAHRGAHPRMGATDVCPFVPVSGVTMADCVALAREVGERVGRELSIPVYLYEEAAATPARRNLADIRKGEYEALPKKLVDAAWKPDFGPAAFSPRSGATVIGAREFLIAYNINLNSTDKNHAAELAYELRQRGRVARIGNTSPFYFRGTQLKYAADAFPCGSCAFVGKTFQDTHAHCKDSHGYDLRDLLAQNSLDAESLTGQKVYRPGKFAHCKAIGWYVDDYKRAQISINLTNFRVTSLADVFDEAQRLAAARGLVVTGSEIVGVVPYEALLAAGRHYLARQGKPVGAPVRDVLQAAVTSLGLSDVAPFDIDKKVLGLPKAAPKALVSMSVVDFTDEVSRDTPAPGGGSIAALAAALGAALASMVANLTHGKEGTEARDDELARIAEATQRVKDALLAGVDDDTNAFNAFMEARRLPQSTPEDKALRLQRMQEGLKIAIDVPWRTAELAFEAMQLAHQVSSIGNPNSLTDAAVGVQMGFAGVRGALWNVVINLKDLSDAAYVATMQERCRTMLEASAELAQASARSVDARLDEMIAKKRAMAG; encoded by the coding sequence ATGAGCGAGCCGCTTGTTGAGTGCGTCCCGAACTTCTCCGAGGGGCGCGACGCCTCACGAATTCGTGAAATCACGGCGTCCATCGAAGCGGTCTCCGGCGTTCGCCTCCTCAACGTCGAGCCGGGCGCCGACACGCACCGGACCGTCGTCACCTTCGTCGGCCCTCCAAAGGCGGTCGCCGAAGCGGCCTTCCGAAGCATCCAGGTCGCCGCGCGCGTCATCGACATGGCCGCGCACCGCGGCGCCCACCCGCGCATGGGTGCGACCGACGTGTGCCCCTTCGTTCCCGTCAGCGGCGTCACGATGGCCGATTGCGTCGCGCTCGCGCGCGAGGTCGGCGAGCGCGTCGGCCGCGAGCTTTCGATTCCCGTCTACCTCTACGAAGAAGCGGCCGCGACGCCGGCGCGGCGCAACCTCGCCGACATTCGCAAAGGCGAATACGAGGCGCTCCCCAAGAAGCTCGTCGATGCGGCGTGGAAGCCAGACTTTGGCCCCGCCGCGTTCTCGCCTCGCAGCGGCGCGACGGTCATCGGCGCGCGCGAGTTTCTGATCGCTTACAACATCAACCTCAACTCGACCGACAAGAACCACGCCGCCGAGCTCGCCTACGAGCTGCGTCAGCGCGGCCGCGTAGCCCGCATCGGCAACACGTCGCCCTTCTACTTCCGCGGCACCCAGCTCAAGTACGCCGCCGATGCCTTTCCTTGCGGGAGCTGCGCCTTCGTGGGCAAGACCTTCCAGGATACCCATGCACATTGCAAGGACTCGCACGGCTACGACTTGCGCGATCTCTTGGCGCAGAACTCCCTCGATGCGGAGAGCCTGACGGGGCAGAAAGTCTACCGGCCCGGGAAGTTCGCCCACTGCAAGGCCATTGGTTGGTACGTGGACGACTACAAGCGCGCGCAGATCAGCATCAACCTGACGAACTTCCGCGTCACGTCGCTGGCCGACGTCTTCGACGAAGCGCAGCGGCTCGCGGCGGCGCGCGGCCTCGTCGTCACCGGCAGCGAGATCGTCGGCGTCGTGCCCTACGAGGCGCTCCTCGCCGCGGGCCGGCACTACCTCGCGCGCCAGGGCAAGCCCGTCGGCGCGCCAGTGCGCGACGTGCTCCAAGCCGCCGTGACATCGCTTGGTCTGAGCGACGTTGCCCCCTTCGACATCGACAAGAAGGTCCTCGGCTTGCCGAAGGCGGCGCCAAAGGCGCTCGTGTCGATGAGCGTGGTCGACTTCACCGACGAGGTGTCGCGCGACACGCCGGCGCCGGGCGGTGGGTCCATCGCCGCCTTGGCGGCGGCGCTCGGAGCGGCGCTGGCCTCGATGGTCGCAAACCTGACGCACGGCAAAGAGGGCACCGAGGCCCGCGACGACGAGCTCGCGCGCATCGCGGAGGCGACGCAGCGCGTGAAAGACGCGCTCCTCGCCGGCGTCGACGACGACACCAACGCCTTCAACGCGTTCATGGAGGCGCGGCGCCTCCCGCAATCCACCCCCGAGGACAAGGCGCTGCGACTGCAGCGTATGCAGGAGGGCCTGAAGATCGCCATCGACGTGCCTTGGCGCACCGCTGAGCTGGCCTTCGAGGCGATGCAATTGGCCCACCAGGTGTCCAGCATCGGCAACCCCAACTCCCTCACGGATGCCGCCGTTGGCGTGCAGATGGGCTTCGCCGGGGTGCGCGGCGCGTTGTGGAACGTGGTGATCAACCTCAAGGACCTGTCCGACGCGGCCTACGTCGCGACGATGCAAGAGCGCTGTCGGACGATGCTGGAGGCCTCGGCTGAGCTGGCGCAGGCGTCGGCGCGAAGCGTGGACGCGCGCCTCGACGAGATGATCGCGAAGAAGCGGGCAATGGCCGGCTAG
- a CDS encoding immunity 49 family protein produces the protein MGLREHRAGVEAYVRNDIELVRGLPDLTRVGPVYDDLSKHCRVLAGCALLLDADIDGFVDWLARSGHARVHLLRRRAEQPALRNPHLAASNADALFDVLAARQLPIALQLATLSPDTWWKGEEYEEDFLYAHFLLRHLRDPKAADLAAMVTELERATGNHEAARPRLCRALLELNQGDFDEAFESLLDEHDEVLKEGRTHVWPDGKIELRIKEQLHIEALAWLNLADAAGLSTQPEYRYCPASSRLPASRPSAPSVF, from the coding sequence ATGGGCCTGCGCGAACACCGTGCCGGGGTCGAAGCCTACGTACGCAACGACATCGAGCTCGTGCGAGGTCTTCCCGATCTAACGCGTGTCGGACCGGTCTACGACGACCTGAGCAAGCACTGCCGCGTCCTCGCGGGCTGCGCGCTGCTGCTCGATGCCGACATCGACGGCTTCGTCGATTGGCTGGCACGCAGCGGCCACGCGCGCGTGCACCTGCTGCGTCGGCGCGCCGAACAGCCCGCGCTGCGCAACCCGCACCTCGCCGCCAGCAACGCCGACGCGCTGTTCGACGTGCTCGCGGCGCGCCAGCTGCCCATCGCCCTGCAGCTCGCTACCCTCTCGCCCGACACTTGGTGGAAGGGCGAGGAGTACGAGGAGGACTTCCTCTACGCCCATTTCCTGCTGCGCCACCTGCGCGACCCGAAGGCCGCCGACCTGGCCGCCATGGTCACCGAGCTCGAACGGGCGACCGGCAACCACGAGGCGGCCCGGCCCCGCCTGTGCCGCGCCCTGCTGGAACTGAACCAGGGCGACTTCGACGAAGCGTTCGAAAGCCTGCTCGACGAACACGACGAAGTGCTCAAGGAAGGCCGAACCCACGTCTGGCCCGACGGCAAGATCGAACTGCGCATCAAGGAGCAGTTGCACATCGAGGCACTGGCCTGGCTCAACCTCGCTGACGCTGCGGGCCTGAGCACGCAGCCCGAATACCGCTATTGCCCCGCGTCGTCCCGCTTGCCTGCATCGCGCCCCTCCGCGCCCTCGGTGTTCTGA
- a CDS encoding oxidoreductase, protein MPSAGTNAPRAALLFGASGLVGGYCLERLLLDDAFGRVVVVVRRSLGRSHRKLEERVVDFAHIADAELPPCDDAFICLGTTIAKAGSETAFRKVDHDAVVAATVLARKSGVRRLALVSSVGASVDSGSFYLRVKGETERDAAAAGPFETLAIVRPSLLLGGRPERRLGEGLGQVVGGPLAPLFVGPVARYRPVHARVVAFAMIAAVLQGAEGTHIHEYSDIAALGQTLLPLGATIERAPSVRVGLALLSATLVVVAIAWLIAR, encoded by the coding sequence ATGCCGAGCGCGGGCACGAACGCACCGAGAGCTGCACTGCTGTTTGGTGCCAGCGGGCTCGTCGGGGGTTATTGCCTCGAACGCCTCCTCTTGGACGACGCGTTCGGTCGCGTCGTCGTCGTCGTTCGAAGGTCGCTGGGCCGGTCGCACCGGAAGCTGGAGGAGCGGGTCGTCGACTTCGCTCACATCGCGGATGCGGAGCTCCCACCTTGCGACGATGCGTTCATATGCCTCGGTACAACGATCGCGAAGGCGGGTTCAGAGACCGCGTTTCGTAAGGTCGACCACGACGCTGTCGTCGCCGCGACCGTCCTCGCGCGGAAGTCCGGCGTGCGCCGGCTCGCGCTCGTCTCCTCGGTCGGCGCGTCGGTCGACTCGGGGAGCTTCTACCTCAGGGTCAAGGGCGAGACCGAGCGCGACGCGGCCGCCGCCGGCCCCTTCGAGACGTTGGCCATCGTCCGACCGAGCTTGCTGCTGGGCGGTCGCCCCGAGCGGCGGCTCGGTGAAGGCCTCGGACAAGTCGTGGGGGGACCGCTCGCGCCGCTCTTTGTTGGCCCCGTCGCGCGATACCGTCCCGTTCATGCGAGGGTCGTCGCCTTCGCGATGATCGCGGCCGTGCTCCAAGGAGCAGAGGGCACGCACATCCACGAATACTCGGACATCGCGGCGCTCGGCCAAACGCTGCTGCCCCTCGGAGCGACGATCGAGCGCGCGCCGAGCGTTCGCGTCGGCCTAGCGCTCTTGAGTGCCACGCTCGTCGTCGTCGCGATCGCGTGGCTCATCGCGCGCTGA
- a CDS encoding DUF1298 domain-containing protein, translating to MREHLEHAELEAPDDATLQAFIGKAVSRLLDRSRPLWHITAIDRPGAGTTLFFRVHHAIADGFALLSALLSLCDEGPSVASALPLSVKASHGLRRYAAAARRIVVLPPDPKTSLKGALGNDKRVAWSAPLALPLVKDVAHREGATVNDVLVAVVAGALRRELRRRGDDVMAVRAMVPVNLRVRTSSAELGNRFGLVILELPVGIADGRERVAAVHARMGALKTTREPVVTFAILRLMGWAPRAAESLGVAFFGKKASLVLTNVPGPRERLHMTGVAVTRVLFWVPQSGRMGLGISIFSYADEITVGVMADALLVRTPERLAADVNAEFADLAAGP from the coding sequence GTGCGAGAGCATCTCGAACACGCGGAGCTCGAGGCGCCTGACGACGCGACGCTTCAAGCCTTCATCGGCAAGGCGGTGAGCAGGCTGCTCGACCGCTCACGGCCCCTTTGGCACATCACCGCCATCGATCGGCCCGGCGCCGGCACGACGCTCTTCTTTCGAGTTCATCACGCCATCGCCGACGGCTTCGCGCTTCTCAGCGCGCTGCTGTCACTGTGCGACGAAGGGCCGAGCGTCGCGAGTGCGCTGCCGCTCTCGGTCAAAGCGAGCCACGGCCTCCGCCGCTACGCAGCCGCGGCGCGACGCATCGTCGTGCTGCCGCCCGATCCGAAGACGTCGCTCAAGGGTGCTCTCGGCAACGACAAGCGCGTCGCCTGGTCGGCGCCACTTGCGCTCCCGCTCGTGAAGGACGTCGCCCACCGCGAAGGGGCCACGGTCAACGACGTTCTGGTGGCCGTCGTTGCGGGAGCCTTGCGGAGGGAGCTTCGACGCCGCGGCGACGACGTCATGGCGGTTCGCGCCATGGTGCCGGTGAACCTTCGTGTGAGAACGTCGTCGGCGGAGCTCGGCAATCGCTTCGGTCTCGTGATCCTCGAGCTTCCCGTCGGCATCGCCGATGGGCGCGAGCGGGTCGCGGCGGTCCACGCACGCATGGGCGCCCTGAAGACAACGCGAGAGCCCGTCGTCACCTTCGCCATCTTGCGGCTCATGGGTTGGGCACCTCGCGCCGCCGAGAGCCTCGGCGTCGCCTTCTTCGGCAAGAAGGCCTCGCTCGTGCTCACGAACGTGCCGGGGCCGCGGGAGCGACTCCACATGACCGGGGTCGCCGTGACCCGTGTGCTCTTCTGGGTGCCGCAGTCGGGCCGCATGGGCCTCGGCATCAGCATTTTCAGCTACGCCGACGAGATCACCGTCGGCGTGATGGCCGACGCGCTCCTCGTGCGTACGCCCGAGCGACTCGCCGCCGACGTCAACGCTGAGTTCGCTGACCTAGCCGCGGGTCCATGA
- a CDS encoding TNT domain-containing protein yields the protein MEVAGGGYETPSYEPGAYGTGGAGGGYETASYEPGAYGTGGAGGGYETASYEPGAYNNPSAQQDVVSPLMDPRPLADAGQLFGATSNGGRINEIISNQYSLIPRDGALPGTQFERMAQPGERIGRFGSMNGSFAAPAGTPLSELGLPPGAGLRPYREFEVVKATPYVGSEAHPAFGREAGGQQLDFRRDIQSLVDSGHLREVPGATYRDPAGELPRTPAPTPDGPAPSEPLPPPGGDPARPSQVDTALNGARNGAIFGAVDSGIDYFARNGSPVAQNVQDVLRSEPVATASAIAFPAQTLAAVYSREALDQAWPSQPGSWQDYAKNITSSAVSGLAQAADGPGGWWTRPFTTGPAVAVVTPESRMRENAFANRNDSLSMAVP from the coding sequence GTGGAGGTGGCGGGGGGAGGCTACGAGACGCCGTCCTACGAGCCCGGCGCGTACGGCACGGGTGGCGCGGGCGGCGGTTACGAGACAGCGTCCTACGAGCCCGGCGCGTACGGGACGGGTGGCGCGGGCGGCGGTTACGAGACGGCGTCCTACGAGCCAGGCGCGTACAACAATCCGAGCGCGCAACAAGACGTCGTCAGTCCGCTGATGGACCCGCGGCCGCTCGCCGACGCCGGGCAGCTCTTCGGCGCGACGTCCAACGGTGGGCGCATCAACGAGATCATCAGCAACCAGTACTCGTTGATCCCGCGCGACGGCGCCTTGCCGGGCACCCAATTCGAACGCATGGCCCAGCCGGGCGAGCGCATCGGACGCTTCGGATCCATGAATGGGAGCTTCGCCGCCCCCGCGGGGACACCGCTCTCCGAGCTGGGCTTGCCGCCGGGCGCCGGGCTCAGGCCGTACCGCGAGTTCGAGGTCGTCAAAGCGACGCCCTACGTGGGGAGCGAGGCGCATCCCGCCTTTGGCCGGGAGGCCGGAGGTCAACAGCTTGATTTCCGGCGAGACATTCAGAGCCTTGTGGACTCCGGACACCTCCGCGAGGTGCCCGGTGCGACGTACCGCGATCCAGCAGGCGAGCTGCCTCGCACGCCCGCGCCGACGCCGGACGGACCGGCACCCAGCGAGCCCCTCCCGCCGCCCGGTGGAGACCCCGCCCGACCGTCCCAAGTGGATACGGCGTTGAACGGCGCGCGCAACGGCGCAATCTTCGGAGCGGTCGACTCGGGCATCGACTATTTTGCCCGAAACGGCTCCCCGGTCGCGCAGAACGTACAAGACGTCCTCCGAAGCGAACCCGTGGCGACAGCCTCGGCGATCGCGTTCCCCGCGCAGACTCTGGCGGCGGTGTACTCGCGTGAAGCGCTCGACCAAGCTTGGCCGAGCCAGCCTGGATCTTGGCAGGACTATGCGAAGAACATCACGAGCAGCGCAGTCAGCGGCCTGGCGCAGGCGGCCGACGGACCCGGCGGCTGGTGGACGCGCCCATTCACGACGGGTCCTGCCGTCGCCGTCGTGACGCCCGAGTCCAGAATGCGGGAGAACGCGTTCGCCAACCGGAACGACAGCCTCTCGATGGCGGTCCCCTAG